Proteins encoded within one genomic window of Panicum virgatum strain AP13 chromosome 1N, P.virgatum_v5, whole genome shotgun sequence:
- the LOC120656531 gene encoding defensin-like protein CAL1 isoform X1: MALSRRMAAPVLVFLLLLVATAEMGPATVAEARHCLSQSHHFKGLCVSSSNCANVCRTENFPGGECKTEGATRKCFCKRIC; encoded by the exons ATGGCGCTCTCTCGCCGCATGGCCGCGCCGGTCCTCGTCttcctgctcctcctcgtcgccacAG CAGAGATGGggccggcgacggtggcggaggcgaGGCACTGCCTGTCGCAGAGCCACCACTTCAAGGGCCTGTGCGTGAGCAGCAGCAACTGCGCCAACGTCTGCCGGACCGAGAACTTCCCCGGCGGCGAGTGCAAGACGGAGGGCGCCACCCGCAAGTGCTTCTGCAAGAGGATCTGctag
- the LOC120656531 gene encoding defensin-like protein CAL1 isoform X2, whose translation MALSRRMAAPVLVFLLLLVATEMGPATVAEARHCLSQSHHFKGLCVSSSNCANVCRTENFPGGECKTEGATRKCFCKRIC comes from the exons ATGGCGCTCTCTCGCCGCATGGCCGCGCCGGTCCTCGTCttcctgctcctcctcgtcgccacAG AGATGGggccggcgacggtggcggaggcgaGGCACTGCCTGTCGCAGAGCCACCACTTCAAGGGCCTGTGCGTGAGCAGCAGCAACTGCGCCAACGTCTGCCGGACCGAGAACTTCCCCGGCGGCGAGTGCAAGACGGAGGGCGCCACCCGCAAGTGCTTCTGCAAGAGGATCTGctag